The following are encoded together in the Strongyloides ratti genome assembly S_ratti_ED321, chromosome : 2 genome:
- a CDS encoding Proteinase inhibitor I2, Kunitz metazoa domain and EB domain and Cysteine-rich repeat and Lustrin, cysteine-rich repeated domain-containing protein, whose translation MIERLKYILILLLCIGILIQEIYGKNDILKKDKRQAASGNVGDNCQYNTDCLSGMSCSSGRCECLSTYVSISGYCYLKKGPGESGCVDDKQCSSVWPETFCDFTAGVGTCRCGENKVERRTRDGNVCLDVRDANDNTLAISCPLPEGAGYTSALSDPHHPRQNNGPGPVLCNTESIKTSQIPGSEEIGDGSAACLFPSDNSYLADIYDCVGFVSPIDLSSAGYSSKANGICCPNRAFVCIQPSATGPNPSEPRWYYNTITGQCSQFMWDPFASGPGDHSPNNFRSLEHCESYCKAYCRGSPEYEVRKTFVEETPITGCSVNTPCSNNFECKSIGSLNLCCPSTQSICSSIGGRPLDLNNRDTIYHSGIHKQGTSPSTRFYYNPENGKCSPFTYNGAGGNYNNFASRLECQLFCTRLQCDRGSPLQIGEETQTCRSSAQCPSTHFCKVDQGVCCAKMQTICNQPLRVGNCDKSVQRYWYSPSTKECQAFQYNTCNGNDNNFETLIECQNYCKNATPEPRCPQGQAYKDHNGNFVTCSTNRDQTVCPVNYYCHFDGTNYGCCEKKAYTCSLPSHKGIQCGPGSSIRYYYDNQNQECVSFQYNGCDGNSNNFPNLEECQNYCSVGGCPNGLQPLRDSTSNLISCSDDDNKCPETHECLIISIGNKVNSRCCPSRSYICSLPPQQGSSSCSGGLSVVTKYYFNIINQKCTSFLYNGCHGNSNNFPNLEVCSKFCLSAACDSGDIVYLNPNTQEPLTCNNNLQNTCPINFSCTYDKLTNRNVCCGSTDMGVCPEGEKAYMNAIDFTVKECLINEQHSCPPNYLCRFNIVKNRYYCCGNVEKNYCPTGRASFIDSTTKQPVRCIVNAKKNLCGDGYVCLGGFKGALQGYCCSSNDICPGKEDYLIDEGSKMPKACRIGHFLSCPNGYQCKSNGNIDEESGYCCKGTPKYSPPPTGDCPPGEFIYIKNNKIVECNPFGSLSNNGCPNDYSCQWSKTNMKYFCCGKLQNYEFTEERKNEQDGCPANQIAFIEQSTGTPKLCTAGGSDCPLGYFCQFINSKNIFQCCAIPSHCPSNLVAFIGLSGTPQTCNLGGGGSPCPFGYMCVKGRAGYDLCCTGPNPCEENQLFLNGECYNKVNPGEKCVDTLQCLGGSTCRSSYCMCKLYEEVENNICISKKEPIKEVVKLICRSTDVEVEGICLPKSDLGGSCTSSKQCMESQGTCQSGKCKCPKYFMFKNGKCILGSSKKIINTKKTKIEKNKVIQKQPGVEKLKKIPMRSRKTGNNKNNNEGLIEEICPNKRKHFMINGVPQKCMNGRPCHIGYKCLFTVKDKQYHCCSISSTISKSISSKSLQNKKEEVLNICVKGTPLLYPSSGNPIVCNYFQKCPVGSSCIKSTSNIMKTICCELNNLSQKKKLSSRQRKPQTKTILTKDKFDFSTYKMLNQFKSIVTPSMGQTQRTIPYVPIDTYDEIIEDELPESDTSKNDVVVGIPPQSSFPCPSYMVLLELQVKDKIIQRCQTSCPLKMSPVHGVCKSVEKIQNFKKLKKKNNL comes from the exons atgATTGAAcgattaaaatatattttaatattactattatgTATAGGTATTTTAATTCAAG aaatttatggaaaaaatgatattttaaaaaaagataaaagacAGGCTGCTTCTGGTAATGTGGGAGATAATTGTCAATATAATACAGATTGCCTTTCTGGAATGTCATGTTCTTCTGGAAGATGTGAATGTTTATCAACATATGTATCTATATCTGGATATTGTTATCTTAAAAAAGGACCTGGTGAAAGTGGTTGTGTTGATGATAAACAATGTAGTAGTGTATGGCCAGAAACTTTTTGTGATTTTACAGCTGGTGTTGGAACATGTCGTTGTGGGGAAAATAAAGTTGAAAGAAGAACTAGAGATGGAAATGTTTGTTTAGATGTTCGTGATGCTAATGATAATACATTAGCTATTAGTTGTCCATTACCTGAAGGTGCTGGATATACATCTGCTTTATCAGATCCTCATCATCCAAGACAAAATAATGGACCAGGACCTGTTTTATGTAATACTGAATCAATTAAAACTTCACAAATACCAGGAAGTGAAGAAATAGGTGATGGTAGTGCTGCATGTCTATTTCCATCTGATAATAGTTATTTAGCTGATATTTATGATTGTGTTGGATTTGTATCACCAATAGATTTATCATCTGCTGGTTATTCATCAAAAGCAAATGGAATTTGTTGTCCAAATAGAGCATTTGTCTGTATACAACCATCAGCTACTGGTCCTAATCCATCAGAACCTAGATGGTATTATAATACTATAACAGGACAATGTAGTCAATTTATGTGGGATCCATTTGCTTCAGGTCCTGGTGATCATAGTCCAAATAATTTTCGTTCACTTGAACATTGTGAATCATACTGTAAAGCTTATTGTCGTGGTTCACCTGAATATGAAGTAAGAAAAACATTTGTTGAAGAAACACCAATTACTGGATGTTCAGTTAATACACCATgtagtaataattttgaatgtAAATCTATTGGTTCTCTTAATTTATGTTGCCCATCAACACAATCAATATGTAGTTCAATTGGTGGTAGACCATtagatttaaataatagaGATACAATATATCATTCTGGTATTCATAAACAAGGAACATCCCCCTCAACaagattttattataatccTGAAAATGGTAAATGTTCACCATTTACATATAATGGTGCTGGTggtaattataataattttgccTCCAGATTAGAATGTCAATTATTTTGTACACGTTTACAATGTGATAGAGGAAGTCCACTACAAATTGGTGAAGAAACACAAACATGTAGATCATCAGCACAATGCCCAAGTACACATTTTTGTAAAGTTGATCAAGGTGTTTGTTGTGCTAAAATGCAAACAATATGTAATCAACCATTAAGAGTTGGTAATTGTGATAAAAGTGTACAAAGATATTGGTATAGTCCAAGTACCAAAGAATGTCAGGCATTTCAATATAATACATGTAATggtaatgataataattttgaaac attaatAGAATGTcaaaattattgtaaaaatgcTACACCAGAACCAAGATGTCCACAGGGACAAGCATATAAAGATCATAATGGTAATTTTGTAACATGTTCAACAAATAGAGATCAAACAGTATGCCCagttaattattattgtcATTTTGATGGAACAAATTATGGATGTTGTGAAAAAAAAGCATATACATGTTCATTACCAAGTCATAAAGGTATACAATGTGGACCTGGTTCTAGTATAAgatattattatgataatcAAAATCAAGAATGTGTCTCATTTCAATATAATGGTTGTGATGGtaattctaataattttccaaat ctTGAAGAATGTCAAAATTATTGTTCTGTTGGTGGATGTCCAAATGGTTTACAACCATTAAGAGATTCTACAtcaaatttaatatcatgttctgatgatgataataaatgTCCAGAGACACATgaatgtttaataatatcaattgGAAATAAAGTTAATTCTAGGTGTTGTCCTTCACGTTCATATATATGTTCATTACCACCACAACAAGGTTCATCTTCATGTTCTGGAGGTTTATCAGTTGtgacaaaatattattttaatataataaatcaaaaatgtACATCATTCTTGTATAATGGATGTCATGgaaattcaaataattttccaaat ctTGAAGTATGCTCAAAATTTTGTCTATCAGCAGCATGTGATAGTGGTGATatagtttatttaaatcCTAATACTCAAGAACCATTAAcatgtaataataatttacaaaatacctgtccaattaatttttcctGTACATATGATAAACTGACAAATCGTAATGTTTGTTGTGGAAGTACAGATATGGGTGTATGTCCAGAGGGAGAAAAAGCTTATATGAATGCAATAGATTTTACTGTTAAAGAATGTTTAATTAATGAACAACATTCCTGTCCACCAAATTATTTATGTCGctttaatattgtaaaaaatagatattattGTTGTGGtaatgttgaaaaaaattattgtccAACTGGAAGAGCTTCATTTATTGATAGTACTACAAAACAACCAGTTCGATGTATTGTAAatgctaaaaaaaatttatgtggTGATGGTTATGTATGTCTTGGTGGTTTTAAAGGTGCATTACAGGGATATTGTTGTAGTAGTAATGATATATGTCCTGGAAAAGaagattatttaattgatGAAGGTTCTAAAATGCCAAAAGCATGTCGTATAGGACATTTCTTATCATGTCCTAATGGTTATCAATGTAAAAGTAATGGTAATATTGATGAAGAATCAGGATATTGTTGTAAAGGTACACCAAAATATTCACCACCTCCAACTGGTGACTGCCCACCAGGagaatttatttatattaaaaataataaaattgttgaaTGTAATCCTTTTGGATCATTAAGTAATAATGGATGTCCTAATGATTATTCATGTCAATGGAGTAAAAcaaatatgaaatatttttgttgtggaaaattacaaaattatgAATTTACTGAAGAAAGGAAAAATGAACAAGATGGTTGTCCAGCAAATCAAATTGCTTTCATTGAACAATCTACTGGAACTCCAAAATTATGTACAGCTGGTGGTTCTGATTGTCCATTAGGATATTTTTGtcaatttattaattcaaaaaatatattccaATGTTGTGCTATTCCATCACATTGCCCCTCAAATTTAGTTGCATTTATTGGATTATCAGGAACACCACAAACATGTAATCTTGGAGGAGGTGGTTCACCATGTCCATTTGGATATATGTGTGTTAAAGGTCGTGCTGGATATGATCTTTGTTGCACTGGTCCTAATCCATGTGAAGaaaatcaattatttttaaatggagaatgttataataaagttaatcCTGGAGAAAAATGTGTTGATACATTACAATGTTTAGGTGGTAGTACCTGTAGAAGTAGTTATTGTATGTGTAAATTATATGAAGaagttgaaaataatatttgtatttctaaaaaagaaCCTATTAAAGAAgttgttaaattaatatgTAGATCGACAGATGTTGAAGTTGAAGGTATATGTCTTCCAAAAAGTGATTTAGGTGGAAGTTGTACATCAAGTAAACAATGTATGGAATCTCAAGGAACATGTCAATCAGGAAAATGTAAATGtcctaaatattttatgtttaaaaatggAAAATGTATACTTGGatcaagtaaaaaaattattaatactaaaaaaacaaaaattgaaaaaaataaagttattcaAAAACAACCAGGTGTagagaaattaaaaaaaattccaaTGAGAAGTAGAAAAACaggaaataataaaaataataatgagggattaattgaagaaatttgtccaaataaaagaaaacatTTTATGATTAATGGTGTACCACAAAAATGTATGAATGGTAGACCATGCCATATTGGTTATAAATGCCTTTTTACAGTTAAAGATAAACAATATCATTGTTGTAGTATATCATCAACTATCTCCAAAAGTATTTCATCCAAAtcattacaaaataaaaaagaagaagttttaaatatttgtgtAAAGGGTACACCATTACTTTATCCTTCTAGTGGTAATCCAATAGtttgtaattattttcaaaaatgtCCTGTTGGTAGTTCATGTATAAAATCAACAtcaaatataatgaaaacaATATGTTgtgaattaaataatttatcacaaaaaaaaaagttatcttCAAGGCAAAGAAAACCACAGacaaaaactattttaactaaagataaatttgatttttcaaCATATAAAATGTTGAATCAATTTAAATCAATTGTTACACCATCTATGGGACAAACACAAAGAACAATTCCATATGTTCCAATTGATACATATGATGAAATAATTGAAGATGAATTACCAGAAAGTGATACATCAAAAAATGATGTTGTTGTTGGTATTCCACCACAATCATCATTTCCATGTCCATCATATATGGTACTTTTAGAATTACAAGTAAaggataaaattattcaacGGTGTCAGACATCCTGTCCTCTTAAAATGTCCCCAGTTCATGGTGTATGTAAAAGTGTagaaaaaatacaaaattttaaaaaattaaaaaaaaagaataacttataa
- a CDS encoding Proteinase inhibitor I2, Kunitz metazoa domain and EB domain and Cysteine-rich repeat and Lustrin, cysteine-rich repeated domain-containing protein, with amino-acid sequence MKNIKLPLYYCNEISNKISYDEIGYLSCNIDKKIFEKHVCPRGSFFIKDKGCIDPTRDIFKYGTSSTGSGKVGDNCQFNTDCLSGMYCLSGVCTCLSTYILKESYCYEIINPNSAGCIYDAQCQAVFPSAHCSMESGIGTCKCPEKTHLARETRDGWVCVSLVDNASKNGEPNENLHFICPLPEGAGFKIALSDPNKKFDGLPVGCTVGSTSAFEPIPQLQGGGGCIWPSTGEYVGDIYDCIHTSPMINLKTKYPLSSYHPSANGVCCPSRAFTCSQPAVSGPNPTEGRWWFNSITGQCQQFLWDPIAPTAGDHSSNNFKTMEHCLNYCRDTCTRSYPQYIKAKSILKEKPITSCSTSLSCGNDYECKSVGSEHFCCPTVSSICSYKGGRFIDNILPRDTIYHGGFLTKTGKEQIRFYYNNEKKRCESFIYKGSGGNFNNFITKYECEIFCSRLVCEIGNPLKIGNDAQKCESNHDCPSSYSCNMIQKVCCPKRQTVCSEPLRTGDCSENLQRYYYNPLIKQCILFSYSGCQGNDNNFETLLKCQETCKNVSPEPRCPQGQAYKDSYGNFVQCNEGSSSILVPNYFCFNDGQVSGLCPTKSYTCSLNSDKGVQCGAGTSFKYYFNPSKNTCEAFQYLGCDGNSNNFQTIEACEEYCGIACPNGGQPLRDHQHQLVSCNDNDSCPETHECTEIAVKGLLSNRCCPTRSHICSQPPQVGTSCINSPIPRYYFNIVTSQCSSFMYNGCNASSCGTGESVYLDPNTNIPLTCNENLKNACPQNYVCTLNSFSNTHVCCGATDMGVCPHGEKAYINAMDMTAKECTINQEGSCPSNYLCRFNFNNKKYYCCSGPETCPVGKFLYKNSKTLQAIKCTINGNKNQCPIGYSCQSYLKNAFQGFCCSTNDICPNNGEYLIDSTSNQPRRCTIGSYISCPGNYYCQKSSTSNNNGGNGNNDNSGYCCKGTPMLKSNGCPPGEYALISNGQIKTCDPFNVHDFPCDSGFTCQWSITNMAYQCCSGQKPIEYIKDDGCPRNQKAFYENNKIRICTAGGSDCPLGYFCEFSFKNVQFQCCATSGGCPGNSVAFIGIDGQPEKCILGQSQCKKGYSCQKTNLNNYHCCTSGVIEKNCKKNEIMFDGKCLEKVNVGEKCENNIQCLGGSICLGNTCVCSKKTTFIDGICQQIPECLENQVLIDKACYEKVNIGGRCISHTQCPKTSFCIKRICSCRKDEYYDYEKNRCIEEKLPVVIPSKKKFKKIKYRRMKPRVTLPIINHQAIETNIIPNMDSYLYKCFNTTLKPFIDPKTDKIQYCSPKTNTCPLGYNCEMNLSRQIFICCGKKNINEEIINLRSEDKVCPKGRIPYLLNGIPQKCTKTRCSNGYQCIYTSYEYYCCSENLLETDIIIDNAIPMLSDICPRGTPLIYPLTKTPIQCIPNKENCPIGYTCDKSISQIYNHICCSLRHQTDNNYTSNITISNEIENVVYNQTG; translated from the exons atgaaaaatattaaacttcctttatattattgtaatgaaattagtaataaaatatcttatgATGAGATAGGTTATCTTTCCtgtaatattgataaaaaaatttttgaaaaacatGTATGTCCTAGGggaagtttttttattaaagataaagGTTGTATTGATCCAACAAGAGATATCTTTAAATATGGTACTTCTTCAACTGGTTCTGGTAAAGTTGGTGATAATTGTCAATTTAATACAGATTGCCTTTCTGGAATGTATTGTTTGTCGGGAGTGTGTACCTGCCTTTCTAcatacattttaaaagaatcatATTGTTATGAAa ttataaaTCCTAATTCTGCTGGATGTATTTATGATGCACAATGTCAAGCAGTATTTCCATCAGCGCATTGTAGTATGGAATCAGGTATAGGTACATGTAAATGTCCAGAAAAAACACACTTAGCTAGAGAAACAAGAGATGGTTGGGTATGTGTTTCATTGGTTGATAATGCATCTAAGAATGGTGAACCAAAtgaaaatttacattttatatgCCCATTACCTGAAGGTGCTGGTTTTAAAATTGCATTATCTGatccaaataaaaaatttgatggTTTACCAGTTGGTTGCACGGTAGGATCAACAAGTGCATTTGAACCAATACCACAATTACAAGGTGGTGGTGGTTGTATATGGCCAAGTACTGGTGAGTATGTTGGTGATATTTATGATTGTATTCATACATCAccaatgataaatttaaaaacaaaatatccATTATCAAGTTATCATCCATCAGCAAATGGTGTTTGTTGTCCAAGTAGAGCTTTTACATGTTCACAACCAGCAGTTTCTGGTCCAAATCCAACAGAAGGAAGATGGTGGTTTAATTCAATTACTGGTCAATGTCAACAATTTTTATGGGATCCAATTGCTCCAACAGCAGGTGATCATAgttctaataattttaaaacaatggAACATTGTCTTAATTATTGTCGTGATACCTGTACACGTTCATATccacaatatataaaagcaaaatcaattttaaaagaaaaaccTATTACATCATGTTCGACATCATTATCATGTGGTAATGATTATGAATGTAAAAGTGTTGGTTCTGAACATTTTTGTTGTCCAACAGTATCATCAATATGTAGTTATAAAGGTGGAagatttattgataatattttaccaaGAGATACAATATATCATGGAGGGTTTTTAACAAAAACTGGAAAAGAACAAATacgtttttattataataatgaaaaaaaacgttgtgaatcatttatttataaaggATCAGGtggaaattttaataattttataacaaaatatgaaTGTGAAATATTTTGTTCAAGATTAGTATGTGAAATAGGAAATCCATTAAAAATTGGTAATGATGCACAAAAATGTGAAAGTAATCATGATTGTCCATCATCATATTCTTGTAATATGATACAAAAAGTATGTTGTCCTAAAAGGCAAACAGTTTGTTCAGAACCATTAAGAACAGGTGATTGTTCAGAAAATTTACaaagatattattataatcctttaataaaacaatgtATACTTTTTTCATATTCAGGATGTCAAggaaatgataataattttgaaacattattaaaatgtcaAGAGACATGTAAAAATGTATCACCAGAACCACGTTGTCCTCAGGGTCAAGCATACAAAGATTCATATGGAAATTTTGTTCAATGTAATGAAGGATCATCTTCTATACTTGTaccaaattatttttgttttaatgaTGGTCAAGTTTCAGGATTATGTCCAACAAAAAGTTATACATGTAGTTTAAATAGTGATAAAGGTGTTCAATGTGGTGCTGGTacatcatttaaatattattttaatccTAGTAAAAATACTTGTGAAGCTTTTCAATATTTAGGTTGTGATGgtaattcaaataattttcaaact attgaAGCATGTGAAGAGTATTGTGGTATAGCTTGTCCAAATGGTGGTCAACCATTAAGAGATCATCAACATCAATTAGTATCATGTAATGATAATGATTCATGTCCTGAAACACATGAATGTACAGAAATTGCAGTTAAAggtttattatcaaatagaTGTTGTCCAACAAGATCACATATTTGTTCTCAACCACCACAAGTTGGTACATCATGTATAAATAGTCCAATTCcaagatattattttaatattgttactTCACAATGTAGTAGTTTTATGTATAATGGATGTAAtg cAAGTAGTTGTGGAACTGGTGAAAGTGTATATTTAGATCCTAATACAAATATACCATTAACAtgtaatgaaaatttaaaaaatgcaTGTCCACAAAATTATGTTTGTAcattaaattcattttctAATACACATGTATGTTGTGGAGCAACTGATATGGGTGTATGTCCACATGGAGAGAAAGCTTATATAAATGCAATGGATATGACAGCAAAAGAATGTACAATAAATCAAGAAGGTTCATGTCCCTCAAATTATTTATGccgttttaattttaataataaaaaatattattgttgtAGTGGTCCTGAAACATGTCCAgttggtaaatttttatataaaaattctaaaacaTTACAAGCTATAAAATGTACTATTAAtggaaataaaaatcaatGTCCAATTGGATATAGTTGTcaatcatatttaaaaaatgcttTTCAAGGTTTTTGTTGTTCAACTAATGATATATGTCCTAATAATGgtgaatatttaattgattcTACAAGTAATCAACCCCGTCGTTGTACAATAGGATCATATATTAGTTGTCCAGGAAATTATTATTGTCAAAAAAGTAGTACtagtaataataatggtGGTAATggtaataatgataattcaGGATATTGTTGTAAAGGTACACCAATGTTAAAATCTAATGGTTGCCCACCAGGTGAATATGCCTTAATATCTAATGGACAAATAAAAACATGTGATCCATTTAATGTACATGATTTTCCATGTGATTCTGGTTTTACATGCCAATGGAGTATTACTAATATGGCATATCAATGTTGTAGTGGACAAAAACCaatagaatatataaaagatgatGGATGCCCAAGAAATCAAAAAgcattttatgaaaataataaaataagaatatGTACAGCTGGTGGTTCTGATTGTCCATTAGGATATTTTTGTGaatttagttttaaaaatgtacaaTTTCAATGTTGTGCTACAAGTGGTGGTTGTCCAGGTAATTCTGTAGCATTTATTGGAATAGATGGTCAACCagaaaaatgtattttaggACAAAGTCAATGTAAAAAAGGATATAGTTGTCAGAAAACTAACcttaataattatcattgTTGTACATCAGgtgttattgaaaaaaattgtaaaaaaaatgaaataatgtTTGATGGTAAATGTTTAGAAAAAGTTAATGTTGGAGAAAAatgtgaaaataatattcaatGTTTAGGTGGAAGTATTTGTCTTGGAAATACTTGTGTATGTtctaaaaaaacaacatttaTTGATGGTATCTGCCAACAAATACCAGAATGTTTAGAAAATCAAGTATTAATAGATAAAGCTTGTTatgaaaaagtaaatattggTGGTAGATGTATAAGTCATACACAATGTCCAAAAACTtcattttgtataaaaagaatttgtaGTTGTAGAAAAGATGAATATTatgattatgaaaaaaatagatGTATAGAAGAAAAATTACCTGTTGTTATTccaagtaaaaaaaaatttaaaaaaataaaatatagaaGAATGAAACCAAGAGTTACATTACCTATAATAAATCATCAAGCTATTGAAACTAATATTATTCCTAATATGGattcatatttatataaatgttttaatacaACTCTTAAACCATTTATAGATCCTAAAACTgataaaatacaatattGTTCTCCAAAAACAAATACTTGTCCATTAGGTTATAATTGTGAAATGAATTTATCAagacaaatatttatatgttgtggtaaaaaaaatataaatgaagaaattattaatttacgTTCTGAAGATAAAGTATGTCCAAAAGGTAGAATtccatatttattaaatggtATACCACAGAAATGTACAAAAACTCGTTGTTCTAATGGTTATCAATGTATATATACATCATATGAATATTATTGTTGTAGTGAAAATTTACTTGAAACTGATATAATAATAGATAATGCTATTCCAATGCTTTCAGATATTTGTCCTCGTGGAACACCATTAATTTATCCATTAACAAAAACTCCTATACAATGTATAccaaataaagaaaattgtCCCATAGGTTATACTTGTGATAAATCAATTTCTCAAATTTACAATCATATTTGTTGCTCTTTACGCCATCAAACagataataattatacttcaaatataactatatcaaatgaaattgaaaatGTTGTATATAATCAAACGggataa
- a CDS encoding RNA recognition motif domain and Nucleotide-binding, alpha-beta plait domain-containing protein, which produces MSKYNLFYNENNCTRDDRTIYVRNLDSKVTKEILWELFSQVGNVQDVFLPPLDKDKNEAQYALVSFKTIHSPIFASEMMNGISLYGKQITVQPKGKSMHSNLFMDLRKNGQLAYQVEQDMMRNYRDQQFSSNSNSDYRKYGSRQRSYR; this is translated from the exons atgtcgaaatataatttattttataatgaaaataattgtacAAGAGATGACCGTACAATATATGTTAGAAATTTAGATTCTAAAGTTACAAAAGAAATTCTTTGGGAATTATTTTCTCAG gTAGGTAATGTACAGGATGTTTTTTTGCCACCCTTAGACAAAGATAAAAATGAGGCTCAGTATGCTTTAGtttcttttaaaacaatacATTCACCAATATTTGCTTCTGAAATGATGAACGGTATTTCTTTGTATGGAAAACAAATAACAGTTCAACCTAAGGGAAAATCTATGCATAGTAATTTGTTTATGGATCTAAGAAAAAATGGACAATTAGCTTATCAGGTTGAGCAGGATATGATGAGAAATTATAGGGATCAACAATTTTCTAGTAATTCGAATAGTGATTATAGGAAATATGGTAGTAGACAGCGTTCATATCGATAA
- a CDS encoding GH21964p, with protein MRYSRSQSRNRSIQKDEIDVKLSSQITNLFCSTKNDTKNSDVLSTDTLTYSPKFECILAHGSSVAFVSSFKNLPELYINIAKAFNISPEDILYCTANTMKIDPSTFITNNVNFGDVIYAHIKGQRKEVQITKTGEALGITITDNGAGYCFVKKIKLGSTSALAFPAISIGDHIEKINGATMVGMTHCNVARVLRNIAIGESFIVRLIEPYKTGFSHISTRSSRIPNKTTIDITSGTGTLRFKANGDVVIQEAPDKMIISAMNDIFDSYLGLHDDELALSIWELGRDCQDVMELTKKINESEINIFEFPDELIFDMWGVIDDFRKSRLSSQTVKSD; from the coding sequence atgagaTATTCACGTAGTCAGAGTCGTAATAGAAGTATTCAAAAAGATGAAATAGATGTAAAATTATCATCACAGATAACAAATCTATTTTGTAGCACAAAAAATGATACCAAAAATAGTGATGTTCTTAGTACAGATACATTAACATATTCTCCCAAATTTGAATGTATCCTTGCTCATGGATCTTCGGTAGCTTTTGTAagtagttttaaaaatttaccagAACTTTATATCAATATTGCTAAAGCATTTAATATATCTCCTGAAGATATACTTTATTGTACTGCTAATACAATGAAAATTGATCCATCAacatttattacaaataatgttaattttgGTGATGTAATTTATGCTCATATCAAAGGACAACGTAAAGAAGTTCAAATTACTAAGACTGGTGAAGCTTTAGGAATAACAATTACAGATAATGGTGCTGGTTAttgttttgtaaaaaaaatcaaattagGAAGTACTTCTGCTTTAGCTTTTCCTGCTATTTCAATTGGTGAtcatattgaaaaaattaatggaGCCACAATGGTTGGAATGACACATTGTAATGTTGCTAGagttttaagaaatattgcTATTGGTGAATCTTTTATAGTACGCCTCATTGAACCATACAAAACTGGCTTTAGTCATATTTCAACCAGAAGTAGTCGTATACCAAATAAAACTACAATTGATATTACAAGTGGCACAGGGACATTACGCTTCAAAGCTAATGGAGATGTTGTTATCCAAGAAGCTCCGgataaaatgattatttctGCGATGaatgatatttttgattCATATCTTGGATTACATGATGATGAGTTAGCTTTATCTATATGGGAACTTGGTCGTGATTGTCAAGATGTCATggaattaacaaaaaaaataaatgaaagtgaaattaatatttttgagtTTCCTGATGagttaatttttgatatgtGGGGTGTCATAGATGACTTTAGAAAATCTCGTCTTTCCAGTCAAACTGTTAAATCTGATTAA